A part of Ignavibacteriales bacterium genomic DNA contains:
- the hemH gene encoding ferrochelatase — METIDKRDGRNYFYPKIYKIVLLPLYPHFSMSTTGSSFNEWKRVYGGEASNLIYINSYPTNKYYLRAINQRIDESLLNFPEGERENVQLVFSAHGTPVSYVKKGDPYSRQIKETMEAVMKLRNHSHDYHLCFQSKVGPAKWLEPSTSDKIKELSLKGKKHLLVIPISFVSDHVETAFELNIEYRHVADECGIENYFVMNGLNDSDLFISALSDLVKLSLQ; from the coding sequence TTGGAAACCATTGACAAAAGAGACGGCAGAAATTATTTTTACCCAAAAATTTATAAAATAGTTTTACTTCCTTTATATCCACACTTCTCGATGTCAACAACGGGTTCGTCCTTTAATGAGTGGAAGAGAGTTTACGGAGGTGAAGCATCTAATTTGATTTATATTAATTCTTACCCGACAAATAAATATTATTTAAGAGCTATAAATCAAAGAATTGATGAATCATTATTAAATTTTCCGGAAGGTGAAAGGGAAAATGTTCAATTAGTTTTTAGTGCGCACGGAACACCCGTTAGTTATGTTAAGAAAGGTGATCCTTACAGCAGACAAATAAAAGAAACAATGGAAGCGGTGATGAAATTAAGAAATCATTCTCACGATTATCATCTCTGTTTCCAAAGCAAAGTGGGCCCGGCAAAGTGGCTTGAGCCATCCACTTCAGATAAAATAAAAGAACTTTCGTTAAAAGGTAAAAAACATTTGCTAGTAATTCCAATCAGCTTTGTTTCTGATCACGTTGAAACTGCTTTCGAACTGAATATTGAATATCGCCATGTTGCTGACGAATGTGGGATCGAAAATTATTTTGTGATGAACGGACTGAATGATTCGGATTTGTTTATTTCAGCTTTAAGCGATTTAGTGAAATTGAGTCTTCAATAA
- a CDS encoding ferrochelatase, with protein MNKIAVVLFNLGGPDSLDAVQPFLENLFNDPDIFKIPFQKSLAKFISKKRVPKVQKEYKLIGGSSPINMWTENSA; from the coding sequence ATGAATAAAATAGCAGTAGTATTATTTAATCTTGGCGGACCGGATTCTCTTGATGCGGTTCAACCGTTTCTCGAAAATCTGTTTAATGACCCGGACATATTTAAAATTCCATTTCAAAAATCACTTGCAAAATTTATTTCTAAAAAGCGTGTGCCAAAAGTTCAGAAAGAATATAAACTGATCGGGGGAAGCTCACCCATCAATATGTGGACAGAAAACAGCGCTTAA
- a CDS encoding DinB family protein, with protein MKYRSNFSVLLFVLIVFSSVIQSRPVVNLSGDEHSGFQADLIGNIDAVSGKIFQLLDAMPQDKMEWRPAEGVRSVSEVYLHIAFSNYLILMSTGAEVPPEIAFEKMNAWDTQTMDKKEIAEILRTSFDKVKDLIKNTSNSDLELEMEVFGMKMTRRAFFMGMHGHMHEHLGQSIAYARMNGVTPPWSKP; from the coding sequence ATGAAATACAGATCAAACTTTTCTGTCCTTTTGTTCGTTCTAATAGTTTTTTCTTCAGTGATTCAATCAAGACCTGTAGTCAATTTATCAGGCGATGAGCATTCTGGTTTTCAAGCCGATTTGATTGGAAATATTGATGCAGTATCGGGAAAAATTTTTCAACTGCTCGATGCTATGCCGCAGGATAAAATGGAATGGAGACCTGCTGAAGGTGTTCGCTCTGTTTCGGAGGTTTATCTTCATATCGCTTTTTCAAATTACCTGATCTTAATGAGTACCGGAGCCGAAGTGCCTCCTGAAATTGCTTTCGAGAAAATGAATGCCTGGGATACTCAGACAATGGATAAAAAGGAAATTGCCGAAATTCTTCGCACATCTTTTGATAAAGTAAAAGATCTAATAAAAAATACTTCCAATTCGGATCTCGAGCTTGAGATGGAAGTTTTTGGAATGAAAATGACGAGAAGAGCATTCTTTATGGGAATGCACGGTCACATGCATGAACATCTTGGACAGTCAATTGCTTATGCAAGAATGAATGGTGTTACCCCGCCCTGGAGCAAACCATAA
- a CDS encoding YtxH domain-containing protein produces MREKKNCFGIGTLLLSAAAGSMLTFLFATREGRIFRTILTNDLDIYFENAKEKASELIKRAKSTAGDIYRKTEELINISKQFASGKYKGTKESFEKEIEAIHSAYSAAIESYKQFADEETDYIDKYDWLGEYNLLPKHEGMRRRPI; encoded by the coding sequence ATGAGGGAAAAGAAAAATTGTTTTGGTATTGGGACATTGCTTCTAAGTGCTGCAGCAGGCAGTATGCTCACATTTCTATTCGCAACAAGAGAAGGTAGAATTTTCAGGACTATACTTACAAATGATTTAGATATTTACTTTGAAAATGCTAAGGAAAAAGCAAGCGAACTAATCAAAAGAGCAAAATCCACAGCCGGCGATATTTATAGAAAGACAGAAGAGTTAATAAATATTTCAAAGCAGTTTGCTTCCGGAAAATATAAAGGCACTAAAGAAAGTTTTGAAAAGGAAATCGAAGCAATTCATTCGGCATATTCTGCGGCAATAGAATCATACAAACAATTCGCTGATGAAGAAACAGATTATATTGACAAATATGACTGGCTTGGAGAATATAATCTTCTTCCCAAACACGAAGGAATGAGAAGAAGACCAATATAA
- a CDS encoding CoA-binding protein, whose amino-acid sequence MSSKTIEEILNCRNIAVVGVSRNQKGFGFTAVQSLKNSGCNVYAVNKNSIPGDSTNLFPKLSAIPAALDAIITTVPPDETMNVFKRCH is encoded by the coding sequence ATGTCAAGTAAAACAATTGAGGAAATTCTTAACTGCCGAAACATCGCAGTGGTTGGTGTTTCAAGAAATCAGAAGGGATTTGGATTTACTGCTGTACAATCATTAAAAAATTCCGGCTGCAATGTTTATGCAGTAAATAAAAATTCAATTCCAGGAGATAGTACTAATCTTTTCCCCAAACTTTCAGCGATTCCTGCTGCACTCGATGCAATTATCACAACCGTACCACCGGATGAAACGATGAATGTTTTTAAACGATGCCATTAG
- a CDS encoding CoA-binding protein, with protein sequence MFLNDAISLGIKKVWLQPGSDSKEVKDFCETNNLQFVSGECIIMYLKNIGFIHRAHKWIHDKFEHRRTAISK encoded by the coding sequence ATGTTTTTAAACGATGCCATTAGTCTTGGTATAAAGAAAGTTTGGCTGCAGCCAGGTTCGGATTCAAAAGAAGTAAAAGACTTTTGCGAAACGAATAACCTTCAATTCGTTTCCGGCGAATGTATAATTATGTATTTGAAAAACATTGGCTTCATTCATCGCGCGCACAAGTGGATTCACGATAAGTTTGAACATAGAAGAACTGCGATTTCTAAATAA
- a CDS encoding DMT family transporter, whose product MYSEYSILPAFLIVIAASLWGVDGIVLRPSLYSLPVVLVVFIESSIVAVLLTPLLFKNIFILKKLSFKDWLAYAGVALLGGAVGTMAITKALFYVNFVNLSIIILLQKLQPVFAISLAAIFLKEKLHREFFLWAALAILGAYLMTFGFTIPDFNAGDKTTIAALFALLAALSFSSSTVLSKRALLNVSFELGTYLRFAITSIIMFVIMIAAGDAKSIQTISSHQVMVFFIIAFTTGGPAIFLYYYGLKRITASVASICELAFPLTAVVLEYFVHGNILTLVQWIGVAILFASIIKVSRIK is encoded by the coding sequence ATATATTCCGAATATTCAATTCTACCGGCTTTTTTAATTGTTATTGCTGCAAGTTTGTGGGGGGTGGATGGTATTGTACTTCGACCATCCTTATACAGCCTTCCAGTTGTGCTTGTTGTTTTTATCGAAAGTTCAATAGTTGCTGTTTTGTTAACGCCGCTTTTATTTAAAAATATTTTCATACTTAAAAAATTATCGTTTAAAGATTGGCTGGCTTATGCCGGAGTAGCATTACTTGGCGGTGCAGTTGGAACAATGGCGATTACGAAGGCACTTTTTTATGTCAATTTTGTCAATCTATCAATTATAATTCTTTTGCAAAAACTTCAACCTGTTTTCGCAATAAGTTTGGCGGCAATTTTTTTAAAAGAAAAACTTCACAGGGAATTTTTTCTCTGGGCTGCCCTGGCAATCCTTGGTGCTTATTTGATGACTTTTGGATTTACGATACCTGATTTTAATGCAGGAGATAAAACAACAATAGCTGCACTTTTTGCTCTGCTTGCCGCTTTAAGCTTTAGTTCGTCAACTGTACTTAGTAAACGTGCACTTCTTAACGTAAGTTTTGAATTAGGAACCTATCTTCGTTTTGCTATTACTTCAATAATAATGTTCGTAATTATGATTGCTGCAGGAGATGCAAAATCAATTCAAACAATTTCATCTCATCAGGTGATGGTATTTTTTATTATAGCATTTACAACCGGTGGTCCCGCAATTTTTCTGTATTATTATGGATTGAAAAGAATCACTGCTTCAGTTGCTTCTATCTGCGAATTAGCTTTCCCTTTAACTGCAGTGGTGCTCGAGTATTTTGTACACGGAAATATTTTAACTTTAGTTCAGTGGATAGGTGTTGCAATTCTCTTCGCCAGCATTATTAAAGTAAGTAGAATAAAATAA
- a CDS encoding lysine 2,3-aminomutase, translated as MKYNSFMLHNFRNIPQLKLISSELIEAIETVGSVLPFKTNNYVVDNLIDWNNIPDDPMFKLTFPQKDMLIPKHYKEMKSVIKNGADKAAIKEAANKIRLTLNPHPAGQLEHNVPMVEGEKLFGMQHKYLQTLLFFPSQGQTCHAYCTFCFRWPQFVGMEDLKFASKEAEHLVGYVKTHKEVTDVLFTGGDPLIMKTKHLENYIRPLLEADIPNLRNIRIGTKALGYWPYRFLTDEDAGDLLNLFEDVRRASKHLALMAHFNHPVELSTDTVAEAIKRILRTGAVIRTQSPVIKHINDSAETWADMLKKQVALGCIPYYMFVARNTGAQHYFSIPLIEAWKIFRETYQSVSGICRTLRGPSMSCLPGKVQILGVADIKDEKVMVFRMIQGRNPNWAARPFFAKYDEEAIWYTDLKPAFDEEKFFFTDELNEILTPAEIESDFE; from the coding sequence ATGAAGTACAATTCATTCATGCTTCACAACTTCAGAAACATCCCCCAGCTAAAATTAATTTCTTCAGAATTAATTGAAGCAATAGAAACGGTTGGTTCTGTACTTCCATTCAAAACCAACAATTATGTTGTAGATAATCTTATTGATTGGAACAACATTCCCGATGATCCAATGTTTAAACTTACTTTTCCACAAAAAGATATGCTGATTCCTAAACATTATAAGGAAATGAAATCAGTTATTAAAAATGGTGCTGATAAAGCAGCGATAAAAGAAGCTGCAAATAAAATCAGACTTACATTAAATCCGCATCCTGCCGGACAGCTTGAACACAACGTACCAATGGTTGAAGGAGAAAAACTTTTTGGTATGCAGCATAAATATCTTCAAACATTACTGTTTTTCCCGAGTCAGGGACAAACCTGTCATGCTTATTGTACCTTTTGTTTTCGCTGGCCTCAATTTGTTGGGATGGAAGATTTAAAATTTGCCTCTAAAGAAGCCGAACATTTAGTTGGGTATGTTAAGACACATAAAGAAGTCACTGATGTTTTATTCACCGGTGGTGATCCTTTGATAATGAAAACAAAGCACCTTGAAAATTACATACGTCCATTATTAGAAGCCGATATTCCCAACCTTAGAAACATTCGAATCGGAACAAAGGCACTTGGTTATTGGCCATACAGATTTTTAACTGATGAGGATGCTGGTGATTTGCTTAATCTATTCGAAGACGTTAGACGAGCAAGTAAACATCTTGCACTAATGGCTCACTTTAATCATCCAGTTGAACTTAGTACAGATACGGTAGCTGAAGCAATAAAAAGAATTTTAAGAACTGGCGCTGTAATAAGAACTCAATCACCCGTTATTAAACATATAAATGATTCGGCAGAAACTTGGGCAGATATGCTGAAGAAGCAGGTTGCTCTTGGCTGCATTCCATATTACATGTTTGTTGCAAGAAATACCGGTGCGCAGCATTATTTTTCTATTCCACTTATTGAAGCCTGGAAAATATTTAGGGAAACATACCAATCCGTTAGCGGTATTTGCAGAACGTTACGTGGACCAAGCATGTCTTGCCTTCCGGGCAAAGTTCAGATACTTGGTGTTGCTGATATTAAAGATGAAAAAGTTATGGTTTTCAGAATGATTCAGGGAAGAAATCCCAATTGGGCAGCGCGTCCATTTTTTGCTAAGTATGATGAGGAAGCAATTTGGTACACAGATCTTAAACCGGCATTTGATGAAGAAAAATTTTTCTTTACCGATGAGCTAAATGAAATTTTAACTCCCGCAGAAATAGAAAGTGATTTTGAGTGA
- the hemL gene encoding glutamate-1-semialdehyde 2,1-aminomutase: MNTTKSKQLFEKAKKFIPGGVNSPVRAFKSVGGDPIFIERGAGSKFYDVDGNEYIDYIGSWGPHLFGHNPPFIKEALIRTFENGTSFGAPTEMEVKMAQLITDLVPSVEMVRMVNSGTEATMSAVRVARGYTGRDKFIKFEGCYHGHADHFLIKAGSGALTFGVPTSPGVTKANASDTLLADYNNINSVKELVTKYRGQIAAIIIEPIAGNMGVVQANEEFLVNLRGICNEEGIALIFDEVMTGFRVAAGGAQEILGVKPDLTTFGKIIGGGLPVGAFGGKREIMEMLSPSGPVYQAGTLSGNPLAMCAGFAALTYIKEHPEIYVKLEKSCMYLENGFKENLNSVGKNYAMNRVGSMMCMFFTEKPVNDFKSALTSDTALYGKYFHEMLNRGIYLAPAQFEALFVSTAHTKEDLDKTILAHREALETIF; encoded by the coding sequence ATGAACACAACAAAAAGCAAACAACTATTTGAAAAAGCAAAAAAATTTATTCCTGGCGGAGTAAACTCACCCGTGCGGGCATTCAAGTCTGTCGGCGGCGATCCAATTTTTATTGAAAGAGGAGCTGGCTCAAAGTTTTATGATGTTGATGGTAACGAATACATAGATTACATCGGAAGCTGGGGACCGCATTTATTCGGGCACAATCCGCCATTTATTAAAGAAGCACTAATACGAACATTTGAAAACGGAACAAGCTTTGGCGCACCAACCGAAATGGAAGTTAAAATGGCTCAGTTAATTACTGATCTTGTTCCATCTGTTGAAATGGTGAGAATGGTTAACAGCGGAACCGAAGCCACAATGAGTGCTGTTCGCGTTGCGCGTGGTTACACAGGAAGAGATAAGTTTATAAAATTTGAGGGCTGCTATCACGGTCACGCTGATCATTTTTTGATTAAAGCAGGCAGCGGTGCTTTAACATTTGGCGTCCCAACTTCTCCCGGAGTTACAAAAGCTAACGCTTCTGATACTTTGCTTGCGGATTACAATAACATTAATTCTGTTAAAGAATTGGTTACAAAGTATCGCGGACAAATTGCAGCAATTATTATAGAGCCGATTGCGGGTAATATGGGTGTTGTGCAAGCGAATGAAGAATTTCTTGTTAACCTAAGAGGAATCTGTAATGAAGAAGGTATTGCTTTAATTTTTGATGAAGTGATGACAGGATTTCGTGTTGCGGCTGGAGGCGCACAGGAAATTTTAGGTGTTAAGCCAGATCTAACAACATTCGGAAAAATTATTGGCGGTGGTTTACCTGTTGGTGCGTTTGGCGGAAAAAGAGAAATTATGGAAATGCTTTCACCAAGCGGGCCCGTTTACCAGGCAGGAACATTAAGCGGTAATCCACTTGCAATGTGTGCAGGATTTGCTGCGCTAACTTACATTAAAGAACATCCTGAAATTTATGTTAAGTTAGAAAAATCTTGTATGTATCTGGAAAATGGATTTAAAGAAAACTTAAACTCTGTTGGAAAAAATTATGCAATGAATCGTGTTGGCTCTATGATGTGTATGTTCTTCACAGAAAAACCTGTTAATGATTTTAAATCTGCTTTAACTTCTGATACGGCATTGTACGGAAAATATTTTCACGAAATGCTAAATCGCGGAATCTATCTTGCACCAGCACAGTTTGAAGCTTTGTTTGTTTCAACTGCACACACAAAAGAAGACCTGGATAAGACTATATTGGCGCATAGAGAAGCGTTGGAAACTATCTTTTAG
- a CDS encoding SRPBCC domain-containing protein, translating to METHHKIEYKTTINAPLEKVWEALTEPEIVKQYFFGTNLVTGWKVGEPIIFQGEWEGQTYQDKGEVLEYKHNQRLAYSYLSNWSGKEDKPENYLWVCYEVKADGKNTELTIHQSNYDEERAKHSEGNWASLMDGMKKIIE from the coding sequence ATGGAAACACATCACAAAATTGAATATAAGACGACAATCAACGCACCTCTTGAAAAAGTATGGGAAGCATTGACAGAACCTGAAATTGTGAAACAATACTTTTTCGGGACAAACTTGGTAACCGGCTGGAAAGTTGGTGAACCAATTATTTTTCAAGGAGAGTGGGAAGGACAAACATATCAAGACAAGGGAGAAGTGCTTGAGTACAAACACAACCAACGACTTGCATATTCATATTTAAGTAATTGGAGCGGAAAAGAAGACAAACCAGAAAATTATTTATGGGTTTGCTATGAAGTAAAAGCAGACGGTAAAAACACAGAGTTAACTATTCATCAAAGCAACTATGACGAAGAACGAGCCAAACATTCAGAAGGAAATTGGGCTTCACTTATGGACGGAATGAAAAAAATTATTGAATAA
- a CDS encoding MBOAT family protein produces MLFNSIDFAIFLPIVFILYWFVTDRNLKLQNFLIVAASYLFYGWWDWRFLSLILFSSLVDYFVGVGLLKQENLTKRKLLLWTSIIVNLGFFKYYNFFLDNFITAFSFFGTEIKANTLNIILPVGISFYTFQTMSYSIDVYKRKLEPTKDFIAFSAFVSFFPQLVAGPIERATRLLPQFYKKRTFDYSKAVDGMRQILWGLFKKIVIADNCAEYANLIFNNSADYSGSTLVLGALFFTFQIYGDFSGYSDIAIGTSRLFGFDLMRNFNFPYFSRDIAEFWRRWHISLSTWFRDYLYIPLGGSRGGTWMKVRNTFIIFIVSGFWHGANWTFVVWGALNAIYFLPLLLTNKNRNNLETIAQGKFIPNIKEFSFMLITFGLTVFAWIFFRANNLGHAINYISEILSPSLFSIPKFAGMARDITIIILVAIFVLVEWKGREGQYAISHFGIKWKRPIRYSMYYAIIIAIFWFGGKEQQFIYFQF; encoded by the coding sequence ATGCTTTTTAACTCAATTGACTTTGCGATTTTCCTGCCAATAGTTTTTATACTCTATTGGTTTGTGACAGACAGAAACTTGAAACTGCAGAATTTTTTAATCGTAGCAGCGAGTTATTTATTTTATGGCTGGTGGGACTGGAGATTTCTTTCTTTAATACTATTCAGTTCTCTTGTTGATTACTTTGTTGGTGTTGGACTACTAAAACAGGAAAATTTGACAAAACGAAAACTATTACTTTGGACAAGTATTATAGTAAATCTTGGATTTTTCAAATACTATAACTTTTTCCTTGACAACTTTATAACTGCCTTTTCATTTTTTGGAACAGAAATTAAAGCAAATACCTTGAATATTATTTTGCCTGTTGGCATTAGCTTTTACACCTTTCAAACAATGAGTTATAGTATTGACGTTTACAAAAGGAAGCTTGAACCAACAAAGGATTTTATTGCTTTTTCTGCATTTGTTAGTTTCTTTCCTCAATTAGTTGCAGGACCAATTGAAAGAGCTACACGTTTACTTCCTCAATTTTATAAAAAACGCACTTTTGATTATTCAAAGGCAGTTGACGGAATGCGTCAAATACTTTGGGGTTTGTTCAAAAAGATTGTTATTGCTGACAATTGTGCAGAATATGCAAACTTGATTTTCAATAATTCGGCAGATTATTCTGGGAGCACTTTAGTTCTTGGTGCATTATTCTTTACATTTCAAATTTACGGAGACTTTTCAGGCTATTCTGACATTGCGATTGGAACTTCCAGACTTTTTGGGTTTGACCTAATGCGGAACTTCAACTTTCCATATTTTTCAAGAGATATTGCGGAATTTTGGAGACGTTGGCATATTTCACTTTCAACTTGGTTTAGAGACTATCTTTATATTCCATTAGGTGGTAGTCGTGGTGGTACTTGGATGAAAGTAAGAAACACTTTTATTATTTTCATTGTAAGCGGTTTTTGGCACGGGGCAAATTGGACTTTTGTTGTCTGGGGAGCATTAAATGCTATTTACTTCTTGCCACTTTTATTGACCAACAAAAACCGTAATAATCTTGAAACAATAGCTCAAGGAAAATTCATTCCAAATATCAAAGAATTTTCTTTTATGTTAATTACTTTTGGATTGACCGTTTTTGCATGGATATTTTTTAGGGCAAATAATCTTGGACATGCGATAAACTACATTTCTGAAATTTTATCGCCTTCTCTTTTCTCAATACCTAAATTCGCTGGTATGGCAAGAGACATAACTATAATAATTCTTGTTGCAATTTTTGTCTTAGTTGAATGGAAAGGAAGAGAAGGACAATATGCAATTTCGCATTTTGGCATTAAATGGAAACGCCCGATAAGATATTCAATGTACTATGCTATAATTATTGCAATTTTTTGGTTTGGCGGAAAAGAACAACAATTTATTTACTTTCAGTTTTAG
- a CDS encoding PD40 domain-containing protein, with protein MKRVSFCIIILLGTVYLSAQENYLLYNSYLAHISAANSSLRLNEKMEAKRWLNNAPEQFRGWEWNYLSKRIDGSIKIIDLKDVAPTKIAYSNNGKFIAFGDTKGTIHIHNSETLEEVKLISGHLNSVYSVKFNPDDTKLISCSRDTTIRIWDFNSGNELSKIFTGARGLADVDISPDGKKIIFCSWYLKESGVNSLISLYDIETNEKIWTTDYNTHPLVAVKFSADGERFAVGSWEANASIWELGNLSNPKIFDFSDVKEYSAVDNIAFSPDGKFIAVATKNTTPRVWEIETGKLVYELRGHQKPVISIAYSKDGKQLYTSGNDATIIIWNAESGKKISRIFGHEDNVSSISTSPDGKYFITSSADKTVRLWNAENGLEFSDPNGRHKDIMYAFDLSDDGKILATGGTDSTLSIWNAQTGKLIGNYPVLDEIVNAAALSPDNKYVAVCNWNPAVKIYDTQTGKLYRELPGMNYGSGKLIYSNDGKFVSAISQKKELYVWQVEEGDMIAKLPLESRPFALAVSNNSKIIATGEDNGKIILWDAESFEKILEINAHKGAPNEVVFSKDDKTFFSGGEDKIVKMWEVNSGKLLKEFKGHSQRVYTLDVSPDGKRLATGSSDLTARLWDVETGESTLILSDFTNPLYQVRFYPDGKV; from the coding sequence ATGAAAAGAGTATCATTCTGTATTATCATCCTTTTGGGAACAGTTTATTTGTCGGCACAGGAAAACTATTTATTGTACAATTCCTATCTTGCACACATCTCAGCAGCTAACTCTTCTTTAAGATTGAATGAAAAGATGGAAGCAAAGCGTTGGTTGAATAATGCTCCAGAACAATTTCGCGGCTGGGAGTGGAATTATCTAAGCAAGAGAATAGACGGCAGCATAAAAATAATAGATTTGAAAGATGTTGCCCCCACCAAAATAGCTTACAGCAATAATGGAAAGTTTATTGCTTTCGGAGATACAAAAGGAACGATTCATATTCATAATTCCGAAACTCTGGAAGAAGTAAAATTAATCTCCGGTCATTTAAACTCTGTTTACTCTGTAAAGTTCAATCCCGACGACACTAAACTTATTTCTTGTTCACGCGATACAACAATTCGAATCTGGGATTTTAATTCCGGCAATGAACTATCAAAAATTTTTACAGGCGCACGGGGACTTGCCGATGTTGATATTTCTCCCGATGGCAAAAAAATTATTTTTTGCTCGTGGTATCTAAAAGAAAGCGGAGTGAATAGTTTGATCAGTCTTTATGATATTGAAACTAATGAAAAAATCTGGACAACAGATTATAACACCCACCCATTGGTTGCTGTAAAATTTAGTGCCGATGGAGAACGATTCGCTGTCGGAAGCTGGGAAGCAAATGCGAGTATTTGGGAATTGGGTAATCTTTCTAACCCCAAAATTTTTGACTTTAGCGATGTTAAGGAATACTCTGCGGTTGATAATATCGCTTTCAGCCCGGATGGAAAGTTTATTGCAGTTGCAACAAAAAATACAACTCCCAGAGTTTGGGAAATTGAAACTGGAAAATTAGTTTACGAATTACGCGGACATCAAAAGCCCGTTATTTCTATCGCTTACAGCAAGGATGGAAAGCAACTATATACAAGTGGTAATGACGCAACAATTATAATCTGGAATGCCGAATCAGGGAAAAAAATTAGCAGAATATTTGGACACGAAGATAATGTTTCATCAATTTCAACTTCTCCCGATGGAAAATATTTTATTACCTCATCTGCAGATAAAACAGTTCGGCTATGGAATGCAGAAAACGGCTTAGAGTTTTCAGATCCTAACGGAAGACACAAAGATATAATGTATGCTTTTGATTTAAGTGACGACGGAAAAATTCTTGCAACCGGTGGAACTGATTCTACATTAAGCATTTGGAATGCACAAACAGGAAAGTTGATCGGCAACTACCCCGTGCTTGATGAAATTGTAAATGCAGCAGCATTAAGCCCCGATAATAAATATGTTGCTGTTTGCAATTGGAATCCGGCAGTAAAAATTTATGATACCCAAACGGGAAAACTTTATCGCGAATTACCTGGAATGAATTATGGAAGCGGCAAACTAATTTATTCAAACGATGGCAAATTTGTTTCTGCTATATCACAGAAAAAAGAATTGTATGTGTGGCAAGTTGAGGAAGGAGATATGATAGCTAAACTTCCACTTGAGTCCCGCCCGTTCGCACTTGCTGTAAGTAACAATTCGAAAATTATTGCAACGGGAGAAGACAACGGTAAAATAATATTATGGGACGCAGAGTCATTTGAAAAAATATTAGAAATAAACGCACATAAGGGCGCACCAAACGAAGTAGTCTTTTCAAAAGATGACAAAACATTTTTTAGTGGAGGCGAAGATAAAATTGTAAAAATGTGGGAAGTTAATTCTGGGAAATTATTAAAGGAATTTAAAGGACATTCTCAAAGAGTCTATACATTAGATGTTTCACCTGACGGAAAAAGATTAGCAACGGGCTCGTCAGATCTTACAGCAAGACTTTGGGATGTTGAAACAGGAGAGTCAACATTAATATTATCAGATTTTACAAATCCGCTTTACCAGGTTCGTTTTTATCCTGATGGAAAAGTTTAA
- a CDS encoding peroxiredoxin: MEQAVQNTPVSMPRIGDKAPSFKAVTTQGEINFPADYSGKWVILFSHPADFTPVCTSEFMTFATMEKQFEEANCKLVGLSVDGLSSHIAWLRTIKEKIEYKGMKNVEVNFPLIEDITMNVAKTYGMLQPGESTTKAVRAVFFIDPKGIIRAIIYYPLSLGRNFDELYRVIIALQAADEFGIATPADWRPGDDVIIPTAGSCGTAKNRMEGKEKDLTCHDWFFCTKPISKDAVMKAVLKKK, encoded by the coding sequence ATGGAACAAGCAGTTCAAAATACACCAGTATCAATGCCCCGTATCGGCGATAAAGCCCCATCATTCAAAGCAGTAACAACACAAGGAGAAATTAATTTTCCAGCAGATTATTCCGGCAAATGGGTAATCTTATTCAGTCATCCGGCGGATTTTACACCAGTGTGTACCTCTGAGTTTATGACTTTTGCTACTATGGAAAAACAATTTGAAGAGGCTAACTGTAAACTTGTTGGTCTTTCTGTCGATGGACTTTCCAGTCACATTGCCTGGTTAAGAACTATAAAAGAAAAAATCGAATACAAGGGAATGAAAAATGTTGAAGTAAACTTTCCTTTGATTGAAGACATTACAATGAATGTTGCAAAAACTTATGGAATGCTTCAGCCGGGTGAAAGCACAACAAAAGCAGTTCGCGCAGTTTTCTTTATCGATCCCAAAGGGATAATAAGAGCAATAATTTATTATCCGTTAAGCCTGGGAAGAAATTTTGATGAGCTTTACAGAGTTATAATTGCACTTCAAGCTGCAGATGAGTTTGGTATTGCAACTCCCGCTGATTGGAGACCAGGCGATGATGTTATAATTCCTACCGCTGGTTCATGCGGTACGGCAAAAAATCGCATGGAAGGAAAAGAAAAAGACTTAACCTGCCATGATTGGTTTTTCTGTACAAAACCAATCAGCAAAGATGCTGTTATGAAAGCAGTCTTGAAGAAAAAATAA